The following are encoded together in the Zygosaccharomyces rouxii strain CBS732 chromosome C complete sequence genome:
- a CDS encoding nucleobase cation symporter-1 family protein (highly similar to gnl|GLV|KLLA0C19415g Kluyveromyces lactis KLLA0C19415g and similar to uniprot|Q08579 YOR192C Saccharomyces cerevisiae Hypothetical ORF), whose product MNEDEQTIKNAYPVVSPTDVCILENEKELQEDRQGNKWWQKVLSKIEVPHDIGDPISVLRNPDLRPIKTKDRTWGFWSFFAYWGLPNFAVATYSTGSALLALQLNIQQSIGAVVIANILIAFFTILNSNPGIKYHIGYTLDQRMIFGVYGSFLGIIIRVGLSIVLYGYLGWLGGLCMNMVFDSFSKNYLNMKNTFSESVPMTRKDCIGFLCFQLIQMPFAFVRPRRVNVPSIVSCFMTLFAIIGMMAYLISKNGGPGPLYHEKVTLPSSTRSWMWISAMSIWYSGVSGGVTNQSDYSRFASSSKKCYTGLFLGTVLPGTFVSLAGMLCASACKGLYGETYWTPDEIVEQWLNDDYSAKSRAASFFVGISFTSSQLFLNLTQNGYSCGMDLAGILPKYIDIKRGTLFVQLISWVVQPWTFFNTSSGFLNAMSSFGIFTTPISVISIIEYYCIRKSKLSQLDFFTLSKKGSYWFDYGVNWKAVASLLAGITMGIPGLIYQVHEEISPNTEMLNFYHGYLFFIPLVSGGLYYILSLIFPFKHEKLCCEDPIDYFDCFSEKELEKMGMLPFEESQEVLYEVGDQRVEEFDAASLSEHEEDKNNLRIETKLRPKKRI is encoded by the coding sequence atgaatgaagatgagcAAACGATAAAAAATGCATACCCAGTGGTCAGTCCTACCGATGTTTGTATCTTAGAAAACgaaaaagaattacagGAGGACCGACAAGGTAATAAATGGTGGCAAAAGGTATTAAGTAAGATTGAGGTACCGCACGACATAGGAGATCCCATATCAGTCTTGAGAAATCCGGATCTGCGTCcaataaaaacaaaagataGAACATGGGGGTTTTGGTCATTCTTTGCATATTGGGGGTTGCCAAATTTTGCAGTTGCAACCTATTCAACAGGATCTGCACTGCTTGCGTTGCAGTTAAACATCCAGCAATCCATAGGAGCTGTAGTCATCGCTAATATTTTAATTGCcttttttaccattttaAATTCCAACCCAGGTATCAAGTACCATATCGGCTACACTTTGGACCAAAGAATGATATTCGGAGTCTACGGCTCATTTCTCGGAATTATCATTAGAGTTGGTCTTTCTATCGTACTATATGGCTACTTAGGATGGCTTGGCGGACTTTGTATGAATATGGTATTTGACTCTTTCTCAAAGAACTATTTGAACATGAAAAATACTTTCTCAGAATCTGTGCCAATGACGAGAAAAGACTGCATAGGATTCCTATGTTTTCAGCTGATACAAATGCCGTTTGCTTTTGTAAGACCTCGTAGAGTGAATGTTCCAAGTATTGTTAGTTGCTTTATGACACTGTTTGCCATTATTGGCATGATGGCTTACCTGATAAGTAAAAATGGAGGTCCTGGACCATTGTATCATGAAAAAGTCACTCTACCGAGTAGTACTCGCTCGTGGATGTGGATTTCAGCAATGTCAATTTGGTACAGCGGGGTATCAGGTGGAGTTACCAATCAGTCAGATTATTCTCGTTTCGCAAGCAGTAGTAAAAAATGTTATACAGGACTATTTTTAGGGACTGTTTTGCCTGGAACATTTGTATCGTTAGCAGGAATGCTTTGTGCGTCTGCATGTAAAGGTCTATATGGAGAGACGTATTGGACCCCTGATGAGATCGTTGAGCAATGGCTGAATGATGATTATTCAGCCAAGAGTCGCGCAGCCTCATTTTTTGTTGGAATAAGCTTTACCTCCTCTCAACTCTTCCTCAATTTAACGCAAAATGGATATTCTTGTGGCATGGATCTAGCGGGCATATTACCGAAGTATATCGATATCAAGAGGGGTACTCTTTTTGTCCAACTTATCTCTTGGGTAGTACAGCCGTGGACTTTTTTCAACACATCTTCGGGGTTTTTAAATGCAATGAGTTCCTTTGGTATCTTCACTACCCCTATTTCAGTAATAAGCATCATTGAATATTATTGCATTCGTAAATCAAAATTGAGTCAGcttgattttttcactttatCAAAAAAAGGCTCTTATTGGTTTGATTATGGTGTAAATTGGAAGGCAGTGGCAAGCTTACTAGCAGGTATAACAATGGGAATTCCTGGCTTAATATATCAAGTccatgaagaaatttcccCCAATACCGAAATGCTAAATTTCTACCATGGATATCTGTTCTTCATTCCACTCGTTAGTGGCGGGTTATACTATATTCTGAGTTTAATATTCCCCTTCAAACATGAAAAACTTTGCTGTGAGGATCCCATTGATTATTTCGACTGTTTCTCtgagaaagaattggagaaaatgGGTATGCTACCTTTCGAGGAAAGCCAGGAAGTTTTGTATGAAGTAGGAGACCAAAGAGTCGAGGAATTTGATGCTGCAAGTTTGAGTGAGcatgaagaagataagAACAATCTCAGGATCGAAACAAAACTCAGGCCAAAGAAGCGTATTTAA
- a CDS encoding uncharacterized protein (conserved hypothetical protein), with protein sequence MSSHEGQAADSIPLSKKPKTDNGLRKKNLIINAFLMGSAGCQTLNNWQFPRDKSAELYNNPKYWMDLAQLLERGKFNAVFFADTLGPYDVYKGPGNVGPVAKAGSQFPVSDPTYFIPLMAAVTSKLAFGVTMSTISEQPYHLARRLGTLDLITNGRVGWNIVTSYLSSAARNLLNNQDLPAHDDRYARAEEYVDVIYKLFLSSWQEGAVKLDRKRGIFTDPNGLRHINHEGDHFGVPGPAFTQPSVQRLPVIIQAGTSAKGKELAARNAEVVFLGSFTPQTASKAIEEIKQIAESKFGRDPKKIKFIGKVTVVLGETHEEAEEKLAQIKRQGDDEGAKAMFSGWTGIDIDQFADDEVLTDVDHLATASAVRRWQDAYPRVQKWTKRAIIEEIKISGSGPAIIGTVNEVADAIQDWVDVSDIDGFNFAYTILPEYFEGVVDKLLPELRRRGLAPEDYVEGSGDTLTFREQLFGQKTLDDSHPAVGLNWRADESKQDFEKRLPEALKTLKSVH encoded by the coding sequence ATGAGTTCGCATGAGGGACAAGCTGCAGATTCAATTCCACTGTCTAAAAAGCCCAAAACTGACAATGGACttagaaagaaaaatttgattatCAATGCTTTTTTAATGGGATCTGCTGGATGTCAGACTCTTAACAATTGGCAATTCCCGCGAGATAAATCTGCAGAGCTTTACAATAATCCTAAGTATTGGATGGATTTAGCCCAACTGCTGGAAAGGGGGAAATTTAATGCAGTTTTCTTTGCGGATACACTGGGTCCTTACGATGTTTATAAGGGACCAGGAAATGTGGGACCTGTTGCCAAAGCTGGATCGCAGTTTCCCGTATCTGATCCAACTTATTTTATCCCGCTGATGGCTGCAGTAACTTCAAAACTAGCATTTGGTGTTACAATGTCCACTATAAGTGAACAACCTTACCATTTAGCTAGAAGATTGGGTACATTAGATTTAATCACAAATGGCAGAGTTGGTTGGAATATAGTTACTTCTTATTTGAGTAGTGCCGCTAGAAATTTGTTGAATAATCAAGATTTGCCTGCTCATGATGATCGTTATGCAAGGGCGGAGGAGTACGTCGATGTGATTTACAAACTATTTCTTTCATCATGGCAAGAAGGTGCTGTCAAACTGGATCGAAAGAGAGGAATTTTCACAGATCCCAACGGTCTAAGACACATAAACCACGAGGGCGACCATTTTGGAGTCCCTGGACCTGCTTTCACACAACCTAGTGTCCAAAGATTACCAGTAATTATTCAAGCAGGGACTTCAGCAAAAGGGAAAGAACTTGCTGCAAGAAATGCAGAGGTTGTATTTTTAGGTTCATTTACACCTCAGACTGCTTCCAAAGCCATCGAAGAGATTAAGCAAATTGCAGAGAGTAAATTTGGTCGTGATCCgaaaaagattaaatttATTGGTAAAGTTACTGTAGTCCTTGGCGAAACTCATGAAGAGgcagaagaaaaattagcCCAGATTAAGAGACAAGGGGATGACGAAGGTGCTAAAGCGATGTTTTCTGGATGGACGGGTATTGacattgatcaatttgcagatgatgaagtatTGACAGATGTTGATCATCTAGCTACAGCTTCTGCTGTAAGAAGATGGCAAGATGCCTATCCAAGAGTGCAAAAATGGACTAAAAGAGCTATTATTGAAGAGATCAAGATAAGTGGTAGTGGGCCTGCTATTATAGGCACAGTTAATGAAGTGGCAGATGCAATTCAAGATTGGGTTGATGTTAGTGACATTGATGGCTTCAATTTTGCATACACTATCTTACCTGAATATTTTGAAGGTGTTGTTGATAAATTGCTACCAGAATTGAGAAGACGTGGATTAGCTCCTGAGGATTACGTAGAAGGGTCTGGTGATACTCTAACTTTTAGAGAACAACTTTTTGGTCAAAAGACTCTTGATGATTCGCATCCCGCTGTAGGTCTTAATTGGAGAGCTGACGAATCAAAACaggattttgaaaaaagattgCCAGAAGCTCTTAAAACCTTAAAATCTGTTCATTAA